One stretch of Streptomyces hygroscopicus DNA includes these proteins:
- a CDS encoding alcohol dehydrogenase — translation MSHPTSQSLVLEEFGTLPRLVERPVPEPRPGHTLVRMKSAAVSHLDLNVVDGKFGILPDLPSIPGTAGSGTVITSDVHPEGSLVLLRGKALGMRRDGAWSEHALVPDAAVEAVPEGTDPALACCYFSPAGTAWASVHAVAGVQPGERVLVTGAAGAVGALTVQVAARAGAEVIGVVSRPAKLPHVPAPAKVVLAADLSPDAVGGPVDAVIDTVGGPVLRDSLPLVRPRGRVALVGYTAGREFTVDLADFLLADVSLLPVNLMSRGKEVAADTKRMLGDLTSGELTLPIEHHRVDGLAEAVARLRSGEAIGNVVLDLA, via the coding sequence GTGAGCCACCCGACGTCACAATCCCTGGTGCTGGAGGAGTTCGGCACCCTGCCGCGGCTCGTCGAGCGGCCGGTCCCCGAGCCGCGGCCCGGCCACACCCTGGTGCGGATGAAGTCGGCCGCCGTCAGCCACCTCGATCTGAACGTCGTCGACGGCAAGTTCGGCATCCTCCCCGACCTGCCGTCGATTCCCGGCACCGCCGGCAGCGGCACCGTCATCACCTCCGACGTCCACCCCGAGGGGAGCCTCGTCCTCCTCCGCGGCAAGGCCCTCGGAATGCGCCGCGACGGCGCCTGGAGCGAGCACGCGCTGGTCCCGGACGCCGCCGTGGAAGCCGTACCCGAGGGCACCGACCCCGCTCTGGCCTGCTGCTACTTCTCCCCGGCGGGGACCGCGTGGGCCTCGGTGCACGCCGTGGCGGGCGTCCAGCCCGGGGAGCGGGTCCTGGTGACCGGGGCGGCCGGTGCGGTGGGCGCGCTCACCGTGCAGGTCGCGGCCCGGGCCGGAGCCGAGGTGATCGGCGTGGTGAGCCGCCCCGCCAAGCTGCCGCATGTCCCGGCCCCCGCCAAGGTGGTGCTCGCCGCCGACCTGTCCCCCGACGCGGTCGGCGGCCCGGTGGACGCCGTCATCGACACCGTGGGCGGGCCGGTCCTGCGCGACTCCCTGCCGCTGGTGCGCCCCCGCGGCCGGGTCGCCCTCGTCGGCTACACCGCGGGCCGTGAGTTCACCGTGGACCTGGCGGATTTCCTCCTCGCCGATGTGTCGCTGCTGCCCGTGAACCTGATGTCCCGGGGGAAGGAGGTCGCCGCCGACACCAAGCGGATGCTGGGCGACCTCACCTCCGGGGAGCTCACCCTGCCCATCGAGCACCATCGCGTCGACGGCCTGGCGGAAGCCGTGGCCCGCCTGCGGTCCGGGGAGGCGATCGGCAACGTGGTCCTCGATCTCGCCTGA
- a CDS encoding MaoC like domain-containing protein gives MSVHPGQPVPPVEFTPDAVTLLRFGAVTRNTHRIHYDTGFARSEGLDGPVVMAQLHGCLMHRAAMSFAGPGGQVLEVGWQNRAPALAGERLVVSGTVGEVDPETGRVTLELVEHGGQGDVVCCRGTAVVLMG, from the coding sequence ATGAGCGTTCACCCGGGGCAGCCCGTACCACCGGTGGAGTTCACCCCGGATGCCGTCACCCTGCTGCGGTTCGGGGCGGTCACCCGCAATACCCATCGCATCCACTACGACACCGGGTTCGCGCGTTCCGAGGGGCTGGACGGGCCGGTCGTCATGGCGCAGCTGCACGGCTGTCTGATGCACCGGGCCGCCATGAGCTTCGCGGGTCCGGGCGGACAGGTTCTGGAGGTCGGATGGCAGAACCGGGCCCCGGCCCTCGCCGGGGAGCGGCTCGTGGTGAGCGGCACGGTCGGCGAGGTCGATCCAGAGACGGGGCGGGTCACCCTGGAGCTGGTCGAGCACGGTGGGCAGGGTGATGTGGTGTGCTGCCGGGGCACGGCCGTGGTCCTGATGGGCTGA
- a CDS encoding hydrolase, protein MDLMNIQKPPEGAHAEADGATYHYIELGTSGGSPTVFLHGGGPGCTGWSDFGQVAPLFAQDRHCFLVDILQYGKSAKPVIEGPMWDYHAAKTVALLDTLGIERADFVCNSWGGTIALNLAAKYPERVRSLTITGSMPVFHGPLAPLPEGGRRGRNARDVYYGGTGPSWEKMRDLIARLEWYDAGAIPDDTVTLRYEQSLDPEETALAGASDNPRGDWQDLTAELGAIQAPALFIWGMYDAFLTPDYPLMLARMVPKGNLHIMDQVSHHLQEERPHDYYTAVTGFLNQQHA, encoded by the coding sequence ATGGACCTCATGAACATCCAGAAGCCGCCGGAGGGCGCCCACGCGGAAGCGGACGGCGCCACGTACCACTACATCGAGCTGGGCACGTCGGGCGGCAGCCCCACGGTCTTCCTCCACGGCGGCGGCCCCGGGTGCACGGGCTGGTCCGACTTCGGACAGGTGGCACCGCTGTTCGCCCAGGACCGCCACTGCTTCCTCGTGGACATCCTGCAGTACGGCAAGTCGGCCAAGCCCGTCATCGAAGGCCCCATGTGGGACTATCACGCCGCCAAGACGGTGGCCCTGCTCGACACCCTGGGCATCGAGCGCGCCGACTTCGTGTGCAATTCCTGGGGCGGAACCATCGCGCTGAACCTGGCCGCGAAGTACCCCGAGCGGGTCCGGTCGCTGACGATCACCGGCAGCATGCCCGTGTTCCACGGCCCGCTGGCCCCGCTGCCCGAGGGCGGCCGGCGCGGCCGCAACGCCCGTGACGTGTACTACGGCGGCACCGGCCCCTCCTGGGAGAAGATGCGGGACCTGATCGCCCGCCTGGAGTGGTACGACGCCGGTGCCATCCCCGACGACACCGTCACCCTGCGCTACGAGCAGAGCCTCGACCCGGAGGAGACCGCCCTCGCCGGTGCCTCCGACAACCCCCGCGGCGACTGGCAGGACCTCACCGCGGAGCTCGGCGCCATCCAGGCCCCCGCCCTCTTCATCTGGGGCATGTACGACGCGTTCCTCACCCCCGACTATCCGCTGATGCTCGCCCGCATGGTCCCCAAGGGCAATCTGCACATCATGGACCAGGTCTCCCACCACCTTCAGGAGGAGCGGCCGCACGATTACTACACGGCGGTCACCGGCTTC